In the Streptomyces fradiae ATCC 10745 = DSM 40063 genome, one interval contains:
- the egtC gene encoding ergothioneine biosynthesis protein EgtC, with protein MCRHIAWAADRPVALGDLLVAPAHGLYRQSWAPRRQRYGTVNADGFGVGWYADGDPVPARYRRAGPVWADPSFADLARVVRSRSALAAVRDATLPGADGEAAAAPFAAGTWLFSHNGAVGGWPASVAALAAALPPADLLSLEARNDSALVWALALHRLRRGEAPGDALAGTVREVAAAAPGSRLNLLLTDGAGVAATAWGDSLWYLAGPGRPTVVASEPYDDDPGWREVPDRTLLTATADGVTTSPLAPLTAPAGPARSTEPAEPYEESPA; from the coding sequence ATGTGCCGGCACATCGCCTGGGCGGCCGACCGCCCGGTGGCGCTCGGGGACCTGCTGGTGGCGCCTGCCCACGGGCTGTACCGGCAGTCGTGGGCGCCCCGGCGGCAGCGGTACGGGACGGTCAACGCGGACGGCTTCGGGGTCGGCTGGTACGCGGACGGCGATCCGGTGCCGGCCCGCTACCGCCGGGCGGGGCCCGTGTGGGCGGACCCGTCCTTCGCGGACCTGGCCCGGGTGGTCCGCTCCCGCTCGGCGCTGGCCGCCGTGCGGGACGCGACGCTGCCCGGAGCCGACGGGGAGGCCGCCGCCGCGCCGTTCGCCGCCGGGACCTGGCTGTTCAGCCACAACGGGGCGGTGGGCGGCTGGCCCGCTTCGGTCGCCGCGCTCGCCGCCGCGCTGCCCCCCGCCGACCTGCTGTCCCTGGAGGCCCGCAACGACTCGGCGCTCGTCTGGGCACTGGCGCTGCACCGGCTGCGGCGGGGCGAGGCCCCGGGCGACGCGCTCGCCGGGACGGTCCGCGAGGTGGCGGCGGCCGCGCCCGGGTCCCGGCTGAACCTGCTGCTGACGGACGGCGCGGGCGTCGCCGCGACCGCCTGGGGCGACTCGCTCTGGTACCTGGCCGGGCCCGGCCGGCCGACGGTCGTCGCCTCGGAGCCGTACGACGACGACCCGGGCTGGCGCGAGGTGCCCGACCGGACGCTGCTCACCGCCACGGCGGACGGCGTCACGACGAGTCCCCTCGCGCCGCTCACGGCACCCGCCGGGCCCGCCCGGTCCACCGAACCCGCCGAACCGTACGAGGAGTCCCCCGCGTGA
- a CDS encoding TIGR02452 family protein — MSARLRAIAQETEKIVAAGRYRTAAGVVDIAEQVARALEGTTLHGPGPVPAEPGTGRSGRVEVTGESSTEAARRLTAADPGSPVAVLNFASARNPGGGYLNGAQAQEEALCRASALHATVLRAPAYYEHHRADRDPFYTDRVIHSPGVPVFRDDRGRLLDRPFAVGFLTSPAPNAGVVRARTPHLAARIPAALASRAERVLETAVAHGYRRLVLGAWGCGVFRNDPAEVAGAFRALLAGEGRFAGHFDEVVFAVLDRTREGRTLAAFREAFPAA, encoded by the coding sequence ATGAGCGCACGTCTACGCGCAATCGCGCAGGAGACCGAGAAGATCGTCGCGGCGGGCCGCTACCGGACCGCCGCGGGCGTCGTCGACATCGCCGAGCAGGTCGCCAGGGCCCTCGAGGGGACCACCCTGCACGGTCCGGGCCCCGTCCCCGCCGAGCCCGGCACCGGCCGGTCCGGCCGCGTCGAGGTCACCGGCGAGTCCAGCACCGAGGCGGCCCGGCGGCTCACCGCCGCCGACCCCGGCAGCCCGGTCGCCGTCCTCAACTTCGCCTCGGCGCGCAACCCCGGCGGCGGCTACCTGAACGGCGCGCAGGCCCAGGAGGAGGCCCTGTGCCGCGCCTCCGCGCTCCACGCCACAGTGCTGCGCGCCCCCGCGTACTACGAGCACCACCGCGCCGACCGCGACCCGTTCTACACGGACCGGGTCATCCACTCGCCCGGCGTGCCGGTCTTCCGCGACGACCGGGGCCGGCTCCTCGACCGCCCGTTCGCGGTCGGCTTCCTGACCTCGCCCGCGCCCAACGCGGGCGTCGTCCGCGCCCGCACCCCGCACCTGGCCGCCCGCATACCGGCCGCCCTCGCGTCGCGCGCGGAGCGGGTCCTGGAGACCGCCGTCGCCCACGGTTACCGGCGCCTCGTGCTCGGCGCCTGGGGCTGCGGGGTCTTCCGCAACGACCCGGCCGAGGTCGCGGGCGCCTTCCGGGCCCTCCTCGCCGGGGAGGGCCGGTTCGCCGGCCACTTCGACGAGGTCGTCTTCGCCGTGCTGGACCGGACGCGGGAGGGCCGCACCCTCGCCGCGTTCCGCGAGGCGTTCCCGGCGGCCTGA
- the egtA gene encoding ergothioneine biosynthesis glutamate--cysteine ligase EgtA: MPSSAFPDGGPPLTEDEAEDLLRCICFKTGPPGAVGVELEWFVHDLRSPYLPVPRDRLDTAFAALRALRLESSLTVEPGGQLELSSPPAPSLARCVATVSADLSAVRSELARLGLALTGSGTDPWLPSRDRLLREPRYDAMETYLDRFGRAGRTMMRDSASVQVCVDSGYEEPGPLGYRHRWRLAHLLGPVLVASFANSPVLHGRATGLRSTRQSLWTGIDPLRGAAPPPVREPRGAWARHALDTPVMCVRADEGPWAVPEGLTFREWLRSGSPRPPTRADLDYHLTTLFPPVRPRGSHLELRMLDAQPGDDGWVVPLAVTAALFDDPRAAEAAYRLLLPLAETAGPLPPPRDAHWRAAIRDGPTAPALHRAAVGCFALALESLARSGAPAAVYDAVAAFRERYVLRRRCPADEHPTGAGSATGAGSAPGARPGAGPAVGPGTAVGPGAAVGPGTAPGAAAPSPGPAPARGSAPARGPAPRSGGTAPVPGPVPAPVSDSGPAPESGKDPRP; this comes from the coding sequence ATGCCGTCGAGCGCCTTCCCGGACGGCGGTCCGCCGCTGACGGAGGACGAAGCCGAGGACCTGCTTCGGTGCATCTGCTTCAAGACGGGCCCGCCCGGCGCGGTGGGGGTCGAACTGGAGTGGTTCGTCCACGACCTGCGCAGCCCGTACCTGCCCGTCCCCCGCGACCGTCTGGACACCGCCTTCGCCGCCCTGCGCGCCCTGCGCCTGGAATCGTCCCTCACCGTCGAGCCCGGCGGGCAGCTGGAGCTCAGCTCGCCGCCCGCCCCGTCCCTCGCGCGGTGCGTCGCCACCGTCTCGGCCGACCTTTCCGCCGTACGCTCCGAACTGGCCCGTCTCGGGCTCGCCCTCACCGGCTCCGGCACCGACCCGTGGCTGCCCTCGCGGGACCGGCTGCTGCGGGAGCCCCGCTACGACGCGATGGAGACCTACCTCGACCGGTTCGGCCGCGCGGGGCGGACCATGATGCGCGACTCGGCCTCCGTCCAGGTCTGCGTGGACTCCGGGTACGAGGAGCCGGGACCGCTCGGGTACCGGCACCGGTGGCGCCTCGCCCATCTGCTGGGCCCGGTGCTCGTGGCCTCCTTCGCCAACTCCCCCGTCCTGCACGGCCGCGCCACGGGGCTGCGCTCCACGCGGCAGTCGCTGTGGACGGGCATCGACCCGCTGCGGGGAGCGGCGCCGCCCCCCGTGCGGGAGCCGCGCGGCGCGTGGGCGCGGCACGCGCTGGACACGCCGGTGATGTGCGTCCGGGCGGACGAGGGGCCGTGGGCCGTGCCGGAGGGGCTGACCTTTCGCGAGTGGCTGCGGTCGGGCTCGCCCAGGCCGCCGACGCGCGCCGATCTCGACTACCACCTGACGACGCTGTTCCCGCCCGTACGGCCGCGCGGCAGCCATCTGGAGCTGCGCATGCTGGACGCGCAGCCGGGCGACGACGGCTGGGTCGTGCCGCTGGCCGTGACGGCGGCGCTGTTCGACGACCCGCGGGCGGCGGAGGCGGCGTACCGGCTGCTGCTGCCGCTTGCGGAGACCGCCGGGCCGCTGCCGCCGCCGAGGGACGCGCACTGGCGTGCGGCGATCCGCGACGGGCCGACGGCTCCCGCGCTGCACCGGGCGGCCGTGGGGTGCTTCGCGCTGGCCCTGGAGTCGCTGGCCCGTTCCGGCGCGCCGGCCGCGGTGTACGACGCGGTGGCCGCCTTCCGGGAGCGGTACGTGCTGCGGCGCCGCTGCCCGGCGGACGAGCACCCCACCGGCGCGGGGTCCGCCACCGGCGCGGGGTCCGCTCCCGGCGCCAGGCCCGGTGCGGGTCCCGCCGTCGGTCCCGGTACCGCCGTCGGCCCCGGTGCCGCAGTCGGCCCCGGTACCGCGCCGGGGGCCGCCGCCCCGTCCCCCGGCCCCGCTCCCGCGCGCGGCTCCGCTCCCGCGCGCGGCCCCGCCCCCCGGTCCGGCGGCACCGCGCCGGTGCCGGGTCCCGTACCGGCCCCCGTGTCCGACTCCGGCCCCGCGCCCGAATCCGGGAAGGATCCCCGCCCATGA
- a CDS encoding thioredoxin family protein, whose amino-acid sequence MSTIELTKENFDQVVSDNDFVLIDFWASWCGPCLRFAPVYEKASERHPDLVFAKVDTEAEQELAAAFEIQSIPTLMIVRQNVAVFAQPGALPEPVLEYLIGQARQLDMDAVRKSIEDQKQTGGQAPGGAA is encoded by the coding sequence ATGAGCACGATCGAACTGACCAAGGAGAACTTCGACCAGGTGGTGTCGGACAACGACTTCGTCCTGATCGACTTCTGGGCGTCGTGGTGCGGTCCCTGCCTGCGCTTCGCCCCGGTCTACGAGAAGGCTTCGGAGCGCCACCCGGATCTCGTGTTCGCCAAGGTGGACACCGAGGCGGAGCAGGAGCTCGCCGCCGCTTTCGAGATCCAGTCCATCCCGACGCTGATGATCGTCCGGCAGAACGTCGCCGTGTTCGCGCAGCCCGGCGCGCTGCCCGAGCCCGTGCTGGAGTACCTCATCGGACAGGCGCGGCAGCTCGACATGGACGCGGTGCGCAAGTCCATCGAGGACCAGAAGCAGACCGGCGGGCAGGCCCCCGGAGGAGCCGCCTGA
- the ctaD gene encoding aa3-type cytochrome oxidase subunit I, whose amino-acid sequence MVTTTEPPAPVPARRRAGRVVVDWLTTTDHKKIGHLYLITSFAFFLVGGALALLLRAELARPGLQLISNEQYNQAFTLHGTVMLLLFATPTFTGFANAIMPLQIGAPDVAFPRLNMLSYWLFLFGSLIVLASLLQPQGTADFGWTAYTPLSLEERSPSPGSDMWIMGLALTGFGTILGSVNFITTIVCMRAPGMTMFRMPIFTWNVLLTSILVLMAFPVLAAALLALESDRVFGSTVFAPENGGALLWQHLFWFFGHPEVYILALPFFGVVSEILPVFCRKPLFGYVGLVGATIAIAGLSIMVWAHHMFATGAVLLPFFSFMTFLIAVPTGVKFFNWAGTMWNGSITFETPMLWSVGFLVTFLFGGLTGVVLGSPPMDWHVTDTYFVVAHFHYVLFGTIVFAMFAGFHFWWPKMTGTMLDERLGRIHFWTLFVGFHLTFLVQHWLGAEGMPRRYADYLAADGFTWLNMLSSIGAFLLGLSTLPFLYNVWKTAKAGKRVGVDDPWGYGRSLEWVTSCPPPRHNFVTLPRVRSESPAFDLHHPDMAAVDRGWNKGRDVVDPDNATVVTRDDDR is encoded by the coding sequence ATGGTCACCACCACCGAGCCGCCCGCCCCCGTGCCCGCTCGGCGCCGCGCGGGGCGGGTCGTCGTCGACTGGCTCACCACGACGGACCACAAGAAGATCGGGCACCTGTACCTGATCACGTCGTTCGCCTTCTTCCTGGTCGGCGGCGCGCTGGCCCTGCTGCTGCGGGCGGAGCTGGCCCGGCCGGGTCTGCAGCTCATCTCGAACGAGCAGTACAACCAGGCGTTCACCCTGCACGGCACGGTCATGCTGCTGCTGTTCGCGACGCCGACCTTCACCGGGTTCGCCAACGCGATCATGCCGTTGCAGATCGGCGCGCCGGACGTGGCGTTCCCGCGTCTGAACATGCTGTCGTACTGGCTGTTCCTCTTCGGCAGCCTGATCGTCCTCGCCAGCCTCCTCCAGCCGCAGGGCACCGCCGACTTCGGGTGGACCGCCTACACCCCGCTGAGCCTGGAGGAGCGGTCGCCGAGCCCCGGCTCGGACATGTGGATCATGGGTCTCGCGCTGACCGGCTTCGGCACGATCCTGGGCTCGGTCAACTTCATCACCACGATCGTCTGCATGCGCGCCCCCGGCATGACGATGTTCCGGATGCCGATCTTCACCTGGAACGTGCTGCTGACGTCGATCCTCGTCCTGATGGCGTTCCCGGTGCTGGCCGCCGCCCTGCTGGCGCTGGAGTCGGACCGCGTGTTCGGCTCCACCGTGTTCGCGCCGGAGAACGGCGGAGCGCTGCTGTGGCAGCACCTGTTCTGGTTCTTCGGCCATCCCGAGGTGTACATCCTGGCGCTGCCGTTCTTCGGGGTGGTCAGCGAGATCCTGCCGGTCTTCTGCCGCAAGCCGCTGTTCGGGTACGTGGGACTGGTCGGCGCCACCATCGCCATCGCGGGTCTCTCGATCATGGTGTGGGCGCACCACATGTTCGCCACCGGGGCGGTGCTGCTGCCGTTCTTCTCGTTCATGACGTTCCTCATCGCGGTGCCGACCGGGGTGAAGTTCTTCAACTGGGCCGGGACGATGTGGAACGGGTCGATCACCTTCGAGACGCCGATGCTGTGGTCGGTCGGCTTCCTCGTCACCTTCCTGTTCGGCGGGCTGACCGGGGTCGTCCTCGGTTCGCCGCCGATGGACTGGCACGTCACCGACACCTACTTCGTGGTGGCCCACTTCCACTACGTGCTGTTCGGCACGATCGTGTTCGCGATGTTCGCCGGCTTCCACTTCTGGTGGCCGAAGATGACCGGCACGATGCTCGACGAACGGCTCGGCAGGATCCACTTCTGGACGCTCTTCGTCGGCTTCCACCTGACGTTCCTCGTCCAGCACTGGCTGGGGGCCGAGGGCATGCCCCGCCGGTACGCCGACTACCTGGCGGCCGACGGCTTCACCTGGCTGAACATGCTGTCCTCCATCGGCGCCTTCCTGCTGGGCCTGTCCACTCTGCCGTTCCTCTACAACGTGTGGAAGACCGCCAAGGCCGGCAAGCGGGTCGGGGTGGACGACCCCTGGGGCTACGGGCGGTCCCTGGAGTGGGTGACCTCCTGCCCGCCGCCCCGCCACAACTTCGTCACGCTGCCGCGCGTCCGCTCCGAGTCGCCGGCCTTCGATCTTCACCACCCGGACATGGCGGCCGTCGACCGGGGCTGGAACAAGGGCCGGGACGTGGTGGACCCGGACAACGCCACGGTCGTCACCCGCGACGACGACCGCTGA
- a CDS encoding thiolase family protein, whose translation MSIRDVYIVDAVRTPIGKFGGALSSVRPDDLAAHVVRALVDRTPELDPARIDDVYFGDANGAGEDNRDVARMAVLLAGLPVTVPGVTVNRLCGSGLEAVVQAARAVATGDASIVLAGGVESMSRAPWVLPKPERAFPAGHQELYSSTLGWRMVNPRMPAEWTVSLGEGAEQIADKHAISRERQDAFALESHRKAARAWADGLFDGEVAPYEGVDLARDECVRENTSMEALARLKPAFRPDGTVTAGNASPLNDGAAALLLVDEEGLRACGREPLARIRASAVTGIEPQLFGLGPVEAVQRALDRAGRGFADLAVMELNEAFAAQALGCLAEWPELDPAVVNPRGGAIAIGHPLGASGARLAGSVAHQLAAAGSGTGLAALCIGVGQGIAVVLER comes from the coding sequence ATGAGCATCCGCGACGTCTACATCGTCGACGCCGTCCGCACCCCGATCGGCAAGTTCGGCGGTGCCCTCTCCTCCGTACGGCCCGACGACCTCGCCGCCCACGTCGTACGGGCCCTCGTGGACCGCACGCCGGAGCTGGACCCGGCCAGGATCGACGACGTCTACTTCGGCGACGCCAACGGGGCGGGCGAGGACAACCGCGACGTGGCCCGCATGGCGGTGCTGCTGGCCGGGCTGCCCGTCACGGTGCCCGGAGTGACCGTCAACCGGCTCTGCGGCTCCGGCCTCGAAGCGGTCGTGCAGGCCGCCCGCGCCGTCGCCACCGGCGACGCGTCGATCGTCCTGGCGGGCGGCGTCGAGTCGATGTCCCGCGCGCCGTGGGTGCTGCCGAAGCCGGAGCGCGCCTTCCCGGCGGGGCACCAGGAGCTGTACTCGTCCACGCTCGGCTGGCGCATGGTCAACCCGCGGATGCCCGCCGAGTGGACCGTGTCGCTGGGCGAGGGCGCCGAGCAGATCGCCGACAAGCACGCCATCAGCCGGGAGCGGCAGGACGCCTTCGCGCTCGAAAGCCACCGCAAGGCCGCGCGCGCCTGGGCCGACGGCCTCTTCGACGGCGAGGTCGCCCCGTACGAGGGCGTGGACCTCGCCCGCGACGAGTGCGTCCGCGAGAACACGTCCATGGAGGCCCTGGCCCGGCTGAAGCCGGCCTTCCGCCCCGACGGCACGGTGACCGCGGGCAACGCCTCGCCGCTCAACGACGGCGCCGCGGCGCTGCTCCTCGTGGACGAGGAGGGCCTGCGGGCCTGCGGGCGCGAGCCGCTGGCCCGGATCCGCGCGTCGGCGGTGACCGGCATCGAGCCGCAGCTGTTCGGGCTCGGTCCGGTGGAGGCCGTCCAGCGGGCGCTGGACCGGGCCGGCCGCGGCTTCGCCGACCTGGCCGTGATGGAGCTGAACGAGGCGTTCGCGGCGCAGGCGCTCGGCTGCCTCGCCGAGTGGCCGGAGCTGGACCCGGCCGTCGTCAATCCGCGCGGCGGCGCCATCGCGATCGGCCACCCGCTCGGCGCGTCCGGCGCCCGCCTCGCCGGCTCGGTCGCCCACCAGCTCGCGGCGGCCGGCTCCGGCACGGGCCTGGCCGCGCTCTGCATCGGTGTGGGCCAGGGCATCGCGGTCGTCCTGGAGCGGTAG
- a CDS encoding Rieske 2Fe-2S domain-containing protein translates to MERSFTRQQAARTARRYLPSAEGPGRLLRAVDRLERWPGADRLIDTVRSAVHAAPLGAGRDALHGRWLGHPVHPLMVQVPVGAWLSAAVLDALPGGRRGARTLIGVGLATAGPAALAGWTDWADLPREQQRVGLVHAAANIAAVALYAASFRARCGGRPWRGKALALAGLSVVGAGGALGGHLAYRQAAGANHAEYVAHVVGPGWHDVGAVSDFPVGRPVRRRAGEAGVMVYREDAGTVRVLADRCSHMAGPLSEGAIEDGCVRCPWHGSLFRLADGWNVGGPATAPQPSFDTRLTGDRLEVRLRHPGDTDRAAGGQAA, encoded by the coding sequence ATGGAGAGGTCATTCACGCGTCAGCAGGCCGCGCGGACCGCGCGGCGGTACCTTCCGTCGGCCGAGGGGCCGGGGCGGCTGCTGCGGGCCGTCGACCGGCTGGAGCGGTGGCCGGGCGCCGACCGGCTGATCGACACCGTACGGTCAGCCGTCCACGCGGCCCCCCTGGGCGCCGGGCGGGACGCCCTCCACGGGCGCTGGCTCGGGCACCCCGTCCACCCGCTGATGGTGCAGGTGCCCGTCGGCGCCTGGCTGTCGGCCGCCGTCCTCGACGCGCTGCCCGGCGGCCGCCGGGGCGCGCGGACCCTGATCGGCGTGGGCCTGGCGACCGCCGGCCCCGCGGCGCTCGCGGGGTGGACCGACTGGGCGGACCTGCCCAGGGAGCAGCAGCGGGTGGGCCTGGTGCACGCGGCGGCCAACATCGCGGCCGTCGCCCTGTACGCGGCCTCGTTCAGGGCCCGGTGCGGGGGCCGGCCGTGGCGCGGCAAGGCGCTGGCGCTGGCCGGGCTGTCCGTGGTGGGCGCGGGCGGCGCGCTGGGCGGCCACCTCGCGTACCGCCAGGCGGCGGGCGCCAACCACGCCGAGTACGTCGCGCACGTGGTGGGGCCGGGCTGGCACGACGTGGGGGCCGTCTCCGACTTCCCGGTGGGGCGGCCGGTGCGGCGCCGGGCCGGCGAGGCCGGGGTGATGGTGTACCGGGAGGACGCCGGCACCGTCCGGGTGCTGGCCGACCGGTGCAGCCACATGGCCGGCCCGCTGTCCGAGGGCGCGATCGAGGACGGCTGCGTGCGCTGCCCCTGGCACGGCAGCCTGTTCCGGCTGGCGGACGGCTGGAACGTCGGGGGCCCCGCGACGGCGCCCCAGCCGTCCTTCGACACCCGGCTGACCGGAGACCGGCTGGAGGTGCGGCTCAGGCACCCCGGGGACACCGACCGCGCCGCGGGCGGCCAGGCAGCGTGA
- the egtB gene encoding ergothioneine biosynthesis protein EgtB, whose protein sequence is MTAPASSPGTAAPRDRAYDALTAARARTALLTDCVDDGELTAQHSPLMSPLVWDLAHIPNQEEQWLLRAVGGLPALRPEIDPLYDAFRHPRATRPSLPLLSPAEARAYGGQVRDRVLDLLGAARLAEGDPLVDSAFAFGMVAQHEQQHCETMLITHQLRSGPVALTAPEPPRAGADAAGLPAEVLVPGGPFTMGCTPGDEPWALDNERPAHVRSVDPFFLDTVPVTCGAYRRFVDDGGYRDPRWWAPEGWEQIRRHGIGAPLFWRREGGGWLRRRFGVVEPVPDDEPVLHVSWYEADAYARWAGRRLPTEAEWEKAARHDPVSGRSRRYPWGDAEPTPDHANLGQRHLRPAPAGSYPAGASPLGVRQLVGDVWEWTASDFLPYPGFAAFPYREYSEVFFGPAHKVLRGGSFAVDPVACRGTFRNWDLPVRRQIFAGFRTARDAG, encoded by the coding sequence ATGACCGCTCCCGCCTCCTCCCCCGGCACCGCGGCGCCGCGCGACCGGGCGTACGACGCGCTGACGGCGGCGCGGGCGCGCACCGCGCTGCTCACCGACTGCGTCGACGACGGCGAGCTGACCGCCCAGCACTCCCCGCTGATGTCCCCGCTCGTGTGGGACCTGGCCCACATCCCCAACCAGGAGGAGCAGTGGCTGCTGCGCGCCGTGGGCGGGCTGCCCGCGCTGCGGCCGGAGATCGACCCGTTGTACGACGCGTTCCGGCACCCGCGCGCCACCCGGCCCTCCCTGCCGCTGCTGTCACCGGCCGAGGCGCGGGCGTACGGCGGCCAGGTGCGCGACCGGGTCCTCGACCTGCTCGGCGCGGCCCGGCTGGCGGAGGGCGACCCGCTGGTCGACTCGGCCTTCGCCTTCGGCATGGTCGCCCAGCACGAGCAGCAGCACTGCGAGACGATGCTGATCACCCATCAGCTGCGCAGCGGGCCGGTCGCGCTGACCGCCCCGGAGCCGCCGCGCGCCGGTGCGGACGCGGCCGGGCTGCCCGCCGAGGTGCTGGTGCCCGGCGGGCCGTTCACGATGGGCTGCACGCCCGGCGACGAGCCGTGGGCGCTGGACAACGAGCGCCCCGCGCACGTGCGGTCCGTGGACCCGTTCTTCCTCGACACCGTGCCGGTGACCTGCGGCGCCTACCGCCGCTTCGTCGACGACGGCGGATACCGCGACCCGCGCTGGTGGGCGCCCGAGGGGTGGGAGCAGATCCGGCGCCACGGCATCGGCGCGCCGCTGTTCTGGCGGCGCGAGGGCGGCGGGTGGCTGCGGCGGCGCTTCGGCGTCGTGGAGCCGGTGCCGGACGACGAGCCGGTGCTGCACGTCAGCTGGTACGAGGCGGACGCCTACGCGCGGTGGGCGGGCCGGCGGCTGCCGACGGAGGCCGAGTGGGAGAAGGCCGCCCGCCACGACCCGGTGTCCGGGCGGTCCCGTCGCTATCCGTGGGGCGACGCCGAGCCGACGCCGGACCACGCCAACCTGGGCCAGCGGCACCTGCGCCCGGCCCCGGCCGGCTCCTATCCGGCGGGGGCGTCCCCGCTGGGGGTGCGGCAGCTCGTCGGCGACGTGTGGGAGTGGACGGCGAGCGACTTCCTCCCGTACCCGGGCTTCGCCGCCTTCCCCTACCGGGAGTACTCGGAGGTGTTCTTCGGGCCCGCGCACAAGGTGCTGCGCGGCGGCTCGTTCGCGGTGGACCCCGTGGCGTGCCGGGGGACGTTCCGCAACTGGGACCTCCCGGTGCGGCGGCAGATCTTCGCGGGTTTCCGCACGGCGCGGGACGCGGGGTGA